The DNA region GTTGCTCACGAAACCGTGGCCGAAGCAGCTGTAGTCAGCCGACCCGACGCGACCACCGGCGAAGCCATCGTTGCGTTTGTGGTGCTTAAGCAAACGCTGCCGGCCGGCGAAGACGCTGATCGCATTGCCAAAATGCTGCGCGACTGGGTGGCCAAAGAAATCGGCCCTATTGCCAAGCCCAAAGATATCCGTTTCGGCGAGAATCTGCCCAAGACACGTTCGGGGAAGATCATGCGCCGCCTGCTGCGGGTTGTGGCTAAAGGAGAGACCGTTACGCAAGACGTCTCCACACTCGAGAATCCGGCCATCCTGGATCAGCTGTCACAGGCTCACTAAGCGTGTAGGCCGCAGCAGTCGCTGCGGCTGCTTGCTCGGGCGGGATGGGGTGATATATTGTGCGCATCATTACTTGCCCCTAATAATCAGGCTACGGCCTGATTTTTCTTTTCATCGTATCGCGGAGATTATCTTGAAAGCTGGCCAACCGGATCGCGGCGCGTTGGGGTTGATGGCTCTTACCGTTGGCCTGTGGGGCTTCAGCTGGATCGTGATGAAGACCATGGTGCCCTTGATCGGCCCATTCGATCTGGTGATGTGGCGTTACCTTATTGCGTTCCCGGTGTTGCTGATCATGCTGCTGGCCACCCGTCAGACGCTGGCCTTTCCGCCGCTATGGCTCACCTTGGGTACGGCGGTCTTCCAGACCATGGCCTTTCAGTGCCTTTCTCAACTGGCCCTGGTTACGGGCGGTGCCGGTCATGTGGTCATGCTGGCCTACACCATGCCATTTTGGATGGCTCTGTTCGCCTGGGGGCTCCTGGGCGAGAAGCCCACGAAACGTCACGTAGTCGGCTTTGTGCTGGCCGGAGTCGGGCTGACGGGCATCATTGCGCCCTGGCAGGGCCTGGGGTCGCTGACCGCCTCTTTCATTGCCTTGGCCGGGGGCGTGTGCTGGGGGTTGGGCGCCGTCCTGGCCAAGAAAATGTTCCAGCGCCATACCCTTAACGTGCTGACCGTTACGATGTGGCAGATGCTGCTGGGGGCCGTCCTGACCTGGCCGTTTACCTTGATTATTCCGCAGCGCCCCATTGTGTGGGGATGGGAGTTAAGCCTGGGCCTGGCTTACATGGCCGTGGGCGCATCCGCATTGGGGTGGTGGTTGTGGATGTCGGTGGTGCGCCGCGTGAGTGCTTCGGTGGCGGGTATATCAAGCCTGGGTGTGCC from Pollutimonas thiosulfatoxidans includes:
- a CDS encoding DMT family transporter produces the protein MALTVGLWGFSWIVMKTMVPLIGPFDLVMWRYLIAFPVLLIMLLATRQTLAFPPLWLTLGTAVFQTMAFQCLSQLALVTGGAGHVVMLAYTMPFWMALFAWGLLGEKPTKRHVVGFVLAGVGLTGIIAPWQGLGSLTASFIALAGGVCWGLGAVLAKKMFQRHTLNVLTVTMWQMLLGAVLTWPFTLIIPQRPIVWGWELSLGLAYMAVGASALGWWLWMSVVRRVSASVAGISSLGVPVLTVILAWLLLDERPSAAEVGGIVLILAGLVIVTSAGMRRRLPGAARR